A region of Flocculibacter collagenilyticus DNA encodes the following proteins:
- a CDS encoding AAA domain-containing protein has protein sequence MDESKFLILVFQSGSWLDKTKEISSIVENGSRYEVYFGRSDKMYAYGKGKVQYFDQPIAIELNKNLVRFKNKGTSKWNFALSFKNYVCLFNDKEKRIELTENIELVPNIAEYEDTKRLIEYYYFLAKSLENKTPHLNIYYEKKLGTIQPECAINNFVTLAAPKHEKLTTYPIFPFGINLSQQKAVINALESQISLIQGPPGTGKTQTILNIITNIVMQGKNVAVVAGNNSAIDNVFEKLEKEQISFIAARLGNKDSQQQFFTTRWELPELKAWSMESSTVYHLKEQLNQISSKITELLEANNMLATLKENLVRLNIEKQYFDKHFDIRPLNIKRFSFFTKWNTPNLLNFLADFKYHSQFEKLNWLTKFKWLYRYKIYRFGDLKLLNENIFKSIISEYYHRKTTELSEEINILEQLLANESFESLLKRQSELSNSLFKSFIAQKYQSIEDTSFNENSYKRNRDAYECFLNQYPVVLSTTDSIINNKSENELFDYLIVDEASQVDLLTGFLSLSCAKNIVVVGDLQQLPHIPDDSLHDDIDRQFSVINGYSYFHESLLSSLDKLFPSVPKTLLKEHYRCHPRIIDFCNQKYYDGKLIAMTSSSTDPFRVIKTEKGNHARKPPSGSGFINIRELDVINNEVLSDELELSEVNEIGFISPYRAQADQAASRLAVNNIAADTVHKFQGREKESIIFSATANTLTKYMDKPNLLNVAVSRAKKRFTLVTSQNVLKKQGSNIGDLLRHIEYQSLSPCIFQSKTVSIFDCLYKEYSDALTSFMKRVKRTSDYLSEDLMSTLLDDILSKDPFSSFSYQKNYALALLIGDLSMLDIEERRFASHPNSHIDFLLFNKLDMQPILAIEVDGYSFHELNKQQKIRDNYKNNILAKISLPLLRLSTTESGEQDKIESALKNILEIS, from the coding sequence ATGGATGAGAGCAAATTTTTAATTTTAGTATTCCAATCGGGCAGTTGGTTAGATAAAACCAAAGAAATTTCTTCCATTGTAGAAAATGGAAGTAGATACGAAGTTTATTTCGGTAGAAGCGATAAAATGTACGCTTATGGTAAGGGTAAAGTACAGTATTTTGATCAACCCATCGCAATAGAACTCAATAAAAACCTCGTCCGTTTTAAGAATAAAGGAACCTCTAAGTGGAATTTTGCGCTTTCTTTTAAAAATTATGTGTGTCTATTTAATGATAAAGAGAAAAGAATAGAACTAACTGAAAACATTGAATTAGTTCCTAATATTGCAGAATATGAAGATACAAAAAGATTAATTGAATATTACTACTTTTTAGCTAAGTCACTAGAAAATAAAACGCCGCATTTAAATATATATTACGAAAAAAAATTAGGTACTATCCAACCTGAGTGCGCTATTAATAACTTTGTTACGCTAGCGGCACCAAAACATGAAAAACTTACAACTTATCCTATATTTCCTTTTGGCATAAACCTTTCGCAACAAAAAGCAGTTATTAATGCTTTAGAAAGTCAAATTAGCCTAATACAAGGTCCTCCTGGCACAGGTAAAACGCAAACTATTCTCAATATAATTACTAACATAGTAATGCAAGGAAAAAATGTCGCAGTGGTAGCAGGTAATAATTCCGCCATTGACAATGTTTTTGAAAAATTAGAGAAAGAACAAATAAGCTTTATCGCTGCAAGATTAGGTAATAAGGACTCACAACAGCAATTCTTTACCACTCGCTGGGAGTTACCTGAGCTTAAAGCTTGGTCAATGGAAAGTAGCACTGTTTATCACCTAAAAGAGCAATTAAACCAAATTAGCAGTAAAATAACTGAGTTGCTTGAGGCTAATAACATGCTCGCAACTCTCAAAGAAAACCTTGTTCGACTTAATATAGAAAAACAATATTTTGATAAACATTTTGATATTCGACCTTTAAATATCAAACGTTTTTCATTCTTTACTAAGTGGAACACCCCTAATCTTTTAAATTTTTTGGCTGATTTTAAGTATCACTCTCAATTTGAAAAATTAAACTGGTTAACAAAATTTAAGTGGCTTTATCGATATAAAATCTACAGGTTTGGCGATTTAAAATTACTAAACGAAAATATCTTTAAAAGCATTATTAGCGAATACTATCATCGCAAAACAACAGAGCTATCTGAAGAAATAAATATCTTAGAACAGCTTCTTGCCAATGAGAGTTTTGAAAGCCTTCTAAAAAGGCAATCTGAATTATCTAATAGCTTATTTAAATCGTTTATCGCACAAAAATATCAATCTATCGAAGATACTAGTTTTAATGAAAATTCTTATAAAAGAAACCGAGATGCATATGAATGTTTTTTAAATCAATATCCTGTAGTGCTTAGTACGACAGATTCCATTATTAACAACAAAAGTGAAAATGAACTATTTGATTATTTAATTGTTGACGAGGCATCGCAGGTAGACTTATTAACGGGTTTTTTATCACTGTCGTGTGCTAAAAATATTGTTGTTGTTGGTGATTTGCAACAACTTCCACATATTCCTGATGATTCATTACATGATGATATAGACCGACAATTCAGTGTAATAAATGGTTATAGTTACTTTCATGAAAGTCTATTGTCTTCGCTAGATAAATTGTTTCCTTCAGTACCAAAGACACTTTTAAAAGAGCACTATCGTTGCCACCCGAGAATCATCGATTTTTGTAATCAAAAGTATTACGACGGTAAGTTGATTGCAATGACATCTTCTTCAACCGACCCTTTTAGAGTTATCAAAACAGAAAAAGGCAACCACGCTAGAAAGCCTCCTTCTGGTAGCGGCTTCATTAATATTAGAGAATTAGATGTAATTAATAATGAAGTTTTAAGTGACGAGTTAGAATTGTCAGAAGTTAATGAAATAGGTTTTATTTCTCCTTATAGAGCACAGGCAGACCAAGCTGCGTCACGTCTTGCAGTAAACAATATCGCAGCAGATACGGTACATAAATTTCAAGGTAGAGAGAAAGAAAGCATAATATTTAGCGCCACAGCAAACACATTAACCAAGTATATGGATAAACCAAATCTTCTAAATGTAGCTGTTTCTAGAGCTAAAAAACGATTTACCTTAGTTACTTCTCAAAACGTACTAAAAAAACAAGGTTCTAACATCGGTGACTTACTGCGGCACATCGAGTATCAATCCTTATCACCTTGCATCTTTCAGAGTAAAACTGTTTCCATTTTTGACTGCTTATATAAAGAATATTCAGATGCTTTAACTTCATTTATGAAAAGAGTAAAAAGAACCTCTGATTATCTATCTGAAGATCTAATGTCTACCTTATTAGATGATATTTTAAGTAAAGATCCATTTAGCTCTTTTTCATATCAGAAAAACTATGCATTAGCCTTATTAATTGGCGATTTATCAATGCTTGATATAGAAGAGAGAAGGTTTGCGAGTCACCCTAATAGCCATATAGATTTTTTATTATTTAATAAGTTAGATATGCAGCCAATATTAGCAATAGAAGTCGACGGTTACAGCTTTCACGAGCTAAACAAACAGCAAAAAATTAGAGATAATTACAAAAACAATATTTTAGCCAAAATATCTCTCCCATTACTGCGATTATCTACTACAGAAAGTGGTGAACAGGATAAAATTGAATCCGCGTTGAAAAATATACTTGAAATTTCCTGA
- a CDS encoding restriction endonuclease: MPKRTNEYQKLVLAINQLLASSNVKITESAMLYDPVSDQDREIDILIEDTSGPYSFKVGIECTAKSRSIGVPVMEQLINKHKNVGIHKTVIVSKSGFAVSAQKFAKKNQIDAISFGQALSQSWPSFLNKVKNVQLILHSTTIDDIGFNVTFLESADKVEYSLESTVLADTNDNVLISNFVYDLISSGSTKNIKESRLIDGEKTENGSKHHQEWSFENEIIIADKHGVKAKCSKLSANYTIVRLASPQQLNYEEFNKKPAIYGTSNNLGENKDTSITVTATGNDDGVSMAFNINSRSGLNFR, translated from the coding sequence GTGCCTAAAAGAACTAACGAATACCAGAAGCTTGTATTGGCTATCAATCAGCTTCTAGCATCTTCTAACGTCAAAATTACAGAGTCAGCGATGTTATACGACCCGGTATCTGATCAAGATAGGGAAATTGATATATTGATCGAAGATACCTCTGGCCCTTATAGCTTTAAAGTAGGTATTGAATGCACAGCTAAATCAAGGTCAATAGGTGTTCCAGTAATGGAGCAGCTAATTAATAAGCATAAAAATGTTGGAATACATAAGACTGTCATTGTGTCGAAGTCAGGGTTTGCTGTATCCGCACAAAAATTTGCAAAGAAGAATCAAATCGATGCAATATCTTTTGGCCAAGCACTAAGCCAATCATGGCCCTCCTTTCTAAATAAAGTTAAAAATGTTCAATTAATACTCCACTCAACAACAATTGACGATATAGGCTTCAATGTAACCTTTTTAGAAAGTGCTGATAAGGTAGAGTACTCACTGGAAAGTACAGTTTTGGCAGACACAAACGACAACGTATTAATTTCAAATTTCGTTTATGATTTAATTTCTTCCGGTTCAACTAAAAATATCAAAGAAAGTAGATTAATTGATGGTGAAAAAACTGAAAATGGTTCAAAGCATCACCAAGAATGGAGCTTTGAAAATGAAATCATAATTGCTGATAAGCATGGAGTAAAAGCGAAGTGTTCAAAATTATCTGCCAACTATACTATTGTTCGTTTAGCATCCCCACAGCAACTCAATTACGAAGAGTTTAACAAAAAACCTGCTATATACGGCACAAGCAACAATCTGGGCGAAAATAAAGATACAAGCATTACTGTCACTGCGACAGGTAATGATGATGGTGTATCGATGGCCTTTAATATTAACTCACGATCAGGTTTAAACTTTAGGTAA
- a CDS encoding EAL domain-containing response regulator produces the protein MKHLYTNLKNIIVVDDDPFFMKFINDKLQALGIVHVQTFLDPTIALPKLTHSSNKNDLLFIDLQMPQIDGIQLLKLLGERQFQGQIIIMSGFEKKILNMAEQIAKQYHLSVVGQLHKPFTSAQLQSLLLEVDKNIHNEDVAIHERSVVPFDISQFTLTEANLITMVQPQVSIQDEAIVGYEVLSRLSLEDETIIMPDQFIPAFEQSNRMAEFNEVLFQRVFKRFTNYRDKRISINLSVNSLAEQDIVGLLSSYIQQYDIDPNQVVVEIIESCIADDILNTQESLMRLRLLGVHLSIDDYGAGYSTMKQLSDFPFQELKIDRAYISRCETSPHNQALIKNTIDMAKSLNMTTVAEGVETVAELNTLKQLGVNTVQGFYYSRPYLWN, from the coding sequence GTGAAACACCTATATACAAATCTTAAAAATATAATAGTCGTAGACGATGATCCTTTCTTTATGAAGTTTATTAACGATAAACTGCAAGCGTTAGGCATTGTGCACGTACAGACATTTTTAGACCCCACTATCGCATTGCCTAAGCTTACCCACTCATCTAACAAAAATGATTTATTGTTTATTGATCTTCAAATGCCACAAATAGATGGTATTCAGTTGTTAAAGTTGCTGGGCGAGCGACAATTTCAAGGCCAAATTATTATTATGAGTGGCTTTGAAAAGAAAATATTAAACATGGCTGAACAAATAGCCAAGCAATATCATTTAAGTGTAGTGGGGCAATTGCATAAGCCATTTACTTCAGCGCAGTTACAATCGTTATTACTTGAAGTTGATAAAAATATTCACAATGAAGATGTGGCCATTCATGAACGGTCTGTTGTACCGTTCGATATAAGTCAATTTACACTTACTGAAGCCAACTTAATTACAATGGTGCAGCCTCAGGTGTCTATTCAAGATGAAGCGATTGTAGGGTATGAAGTATTGTCTCGGCTGTCCTTAGAGGACGAAACAATTATTATGCCAGACCAATTCATTCCTGCTTTTGAGCAAAGCAACAGAATGGCTGAGTTTAATGAGGTGTTATTTCAAAGGGTATTTAAGCGCTTTACTAACTATAGAGACAAGCGCATTTCGATAAACTTGTCTGTAAATAGTTTAGCCGAACAAGATATTGTGGGCTTACTTTCTAGTTATATTCAACAGTACGATATAGATCCAAACCAAGTTGTAGTAGAAATTATTGAAAGCTGTATTGCGGATGACATACTAAATACGCAAGAGAGCTTAATGCGCTTACGTTTGCTTGGCGTTCACTTATCTATTGACGACTATGGTGCGGGTTATTCCACCATGAAGCAATTAAGTGATTTTCCTTTTCAGGAATTAAAGATTGATCGCGCCTATATTTCACGTTGTGAGACTAGCCCGCACAACCAAGCGTTGATTAAAAATACGATTGATATGGCGAAAAGCTTAAATATGACAACAGTGGCTGAAGGCGTAGAAACGGTTGCTGAATTAAATACCTTAAAACAATTAGGCGTAAATACGGTTCAAGGCTTTTATTATTCTCGCCCTTACTTGTGGAATTGA
- a CDS encoding hybrid sensor histidine kinase/response regulator, with translation MPNTYSRRSVFIKYLLIVSFFALAIFAVSNVERIVLLTVKETQVPQQKASQLQKLLPELLLKKDEKKVQSLLQLSKDTEHPTAAYVYQTTDDGKLKLWVNTSNLDGYFPSPLKRDTTKSTDEWFVINKTILNNAKDVIGVVVYAQARPKLALLPIVIQLGVICILCLILARSIYKTLSRFADNKIEPILADTRRIFRGKKYNQLINYKEESATGELVSYINQTFKESAQYREQLDELQSQVDNLQQDAERKVLERTEALETAKLAAEKANDAKSTFLATMSHEIRTPMNGIIGTIDILRKTKLSDSQFNMTDTIRESSFSLLHILDDILDFSKIEAGKLDIESIPTSVHEIVEAVGRTLMPVAHQRQIDLKVYVDPRIPFEVMADPVRIRQILFNLAGNALKFTETTRDKTGSVLISAHMKEQTLEFYTIEFKVRDNGKGMTERQMNHIFNPFNQAEGSITRKYGGTGLGLSICNRLCELMYGSIKVSSTVDVGTTFTVSLPLTRTLNTTTISKELLNGTTTYIYTKDEQNRINIESYLNHCGSHHISFGNVEKLDNFISDNVVTHSTTKHVWVIDGTYYQRESEHLVRRLLTIDKLSQHKFLVLTNIVDVIEVADNRVHYLHSTPICRTSFIESIQICAGLLEQSASSLGKNSQVKLASNFQTVEQAKASNSLILLAEDNVMNQKVIVEQLHMLGYAVEVANDGREALKKWREYQYPLILTDIHMPHMSGYDLAKAIRTESMHMPEDTQFTRILAITANALKGEKQKCLSIGMDGYTTKPLELEALQAELEKWITLPNAPKTKKSKILKDSSSVPIDLDTITRFLGDNKLKHKEYLEYFVNQAKDLVEQLTHNFAAQDRDRIKSLAHQLKSMAKSVGALSCVDFAVKLEKDAHTAVLDNLHRTLELLTSEVLNIEEYVADEFAMSEA, from the coding sequence ATGCCTAATACTTATTCTCGACGTAGTGTCTTTATTAAATATCTCCTTATCGTGTCATTTTTTGCGCTAGCCATATTTGCTGTATCCAATGTAGAACGCATTGTTTTGCTTACGGTTAAAGAAACTCAGGTTCCGCAACAAAAAGCCTCTCAGCTACAAAAATTGCTGCCTGAGTTACTGCTAAAAAAAGATGAAAAAAAAGTTCAGTCTTTACTGCAATTAAGTAAGGATACCGAACATCCAACTGCTGCTTATGTGTACCAAACCACTGACGATGGCAAATTAAAGCTGTGGGTGAACACGTCAAATCTTGATGGCTACTTTCCTAGCCCACTAAAGCGTGATACCACAAAAAGTACGGATGAGTGGTTTGTCATTAATAAAACCATTCTAAATAACGCTAAAGACGTTATCGGCGTAGTTGTTTACGCACAAGCCAGGCCCAAACTAGCGCTATTACCTATTGTTATTCAACTGGGCGTGATTTGTATTTTATGCTTAATTTTGGCGCGCTCTATCTATAAAACGTTATCACGATTTGCAGATAATAAGATTGAACCTATTTTAGCGGACACACGTCGTATCTTCCGCGGAAAAAAATACAACCAGCTAATTAATTATAAAGAAGAAAGTGCCACTGGTGAGCTGGTTAGTTACATTAACCAAACCTTTAAGGAATCAGCCCAATATCGCGAGCAACTTGATGAATTACAGTCTCAAGTAGATAACCTACAACAGGATGCTGAAAGAAAAGTACTGGAGCGTACTGAGGCATTAGAAACGGCCAAATTAGCAGCAGAAAAAGCGAACGACGCCAAGTCAACCTTCCTTGCTACCATGAGCCATGAAATACGCACACCTATGAATGGCATCATTGGTACTATCGACATCTTGCGTAAAACCAAACTGTCTGACTCACAATTCAATATGACTGACACGATACGGGAATCTTCTTTCTCACTGCTGCATATTCTTGATGACATTTTGGATTTCTCTAAGATAGAAGCTGGAAAGCTAGATATTGAGTCTATTCCTACATCGGTGCATGAAATCGTTGAAGCCGTTGGCAGAACCCTGATGCCTGTTGCGCACCAACGCCAAATAGACTTAAAAGTCTATGTTGATCCGCGCATTCCATTCGAAGTAATGGCCGATCCTGTGCGTATTCGACAAATACTCTTTAACTTAGCAGGCAACGCGCTTAAGTTTACTGAAACAACCAGAGATAAAACGGGCTCAGTACTTATTTCAGCGCATATGAAAGAGCAAACGTTAGAGTTTTATACCATCGAGTTTAAAGTGCGTGATAACGGCAAAGGCATGACCGAGCGCCAAATGAATCATATCTTTAACCCGTTTAATCAAGCTGAAGGATCAATTACTCGCAAATATGGCGGTACTGGCCTTGGCCTTTCCATTTGTAACCGACTGTGTGAATTAATGTACGGCAGCATTAAAGTGAGCAGCACGGTGGATGTTGGCACTACATTTACCGTATCTTTACCGCTCACTCGAACACTGAATACCACGACTATCAGCAAAGAGCTATTAAACGGTACTACCACATATATTTATACAAAAGATGAGCAAAATCGCATTAATATTGAGTCTTATCTAAATCATTGCGGTAGCCATCATATTTCATTTGGTAATGTAGAAAAATTAGATAACTTCATCAGTGATAACGTGGTCACTCATAGTACAACTAAGCATGTATGGGTAATAGATGGCACTTATTATCAAAGAGAAAGCGAACATTTAGTTAGACGTTTACTGACTATCGACAAACTTTCCCAACATAAGTTTTTAGTACTCACAAATATTGTTGACGTTATCGAAGTGGCAGACAACCGAGTGCATTACTTACATTCCACTCCAATTTGCCGTACCTCATTTATTGAAAGCATCCAAATTTGTGCAGGGTTATTAGAGCAATCGGCAAGTAGCTTAGGCAAAAACAGTCAAGTGAAATTAGCATCTAACTTTCAAACTGTTGAACAAGCTAAAGCGTCAAACAGCTTAATATTACTGGCTGAAGATAATGTCATGAACCAAAAAGTGATTGTTGAACAACTTCACATGCTTGGGTATGCCGTTGAAGTGGCTAATGACGGGCGCGAGGCATTAAAAAAATGGCGCGAATACCAATATCCGCTCATTTTAACCGACATTCACATGCCTCACATGAGCGGGTACGATTTAGCTAAAGCCATTCGTACCGAAAGCATGCACATGCCAGAAGATACCCAGTTTACTCGTATTCTTGCCATCACGGCGAATGCACTAAAAGGTGAAAAGCAAAAGTGCTTAAGTATTGGTATGGACGGCTACACAACCAAACCACTTGAATTAGAAGCATTGCAAGCAGAATTAGAAAAGTGGATTACGTTACCCAATGCCCCTAAAACCAAAAAGAGTAAAATTTTGAAAGACTCATCAAGCGTCCCAATAGATTTAGATACCATCACACGCTTTTTAGGCGATAACAAATTAAAGCACAAAGAGTATTTAGAGTACTTTGTCAATCAAGCTAAAGACTTAGTTGAGCAACTGACACATAATTTTGCAGCACAAGACAGAGATCGGATTAAATCACTTGCGCATCAATTAAAATCGATGGCAAAAAGTGTAGGTGCATTAAGCTGTGTAGACTTTGCAGTAAAATTAGAAAAAGATGCCCATACCGCAGTGTTAGATAACTTGCACCGAACATTAGAGTTACTAACCAGTGAAGTGCTTAATATTGAAGAGTATGTAGCTGATGAGTTTGCCATGAGCGAAGCTTAA
- a CDS encoding DUF808 domain-containing protein encodes MAATSLLALIDDIATVLDDVAILSKVAAKKTAGVLGDDLALNAQQVSGVKAERELPVVWAVAKGSFLNKLILVPAALLISYFANWLTMPLLMLGGAYLCYEGVEKLHHSFFADKEEAEKEHEEMLNALADDSVDLVELEKEKIKGAIRTDFILSAEIIVIALSTVANTSLAMQASVISTIAILMTIGVYSLVAGIVKLDDAGLYLVKSAEQTSRFSQFKKIVGRGLLGFAPILMKTLSVVGTAAMFLVGGGILTHGLAFAHHWSEALIELVATFPGGDFYASWLTPLLFNLVGGILVGTLILLMVLGVKQLKPAKAETSK; translated from the coding sequence ATGGCAGCAACCAGTTTACTTGCATTAATTGATGATATTGCGACGGTGCTTGATGATGTGGCGATACTGTCAAAAGTAGCTGCAAAAAAGACGGCAGGGGTGCTTGGCGACGATTTAGCACTAAATGCACAACAAGTGTCGGGTGTAAAAGCAGAGCGTGAATTGCCCGTCGTGTGGGCGGTTGCAAAGGGTTCTTTTTTAAATAAGCTTATTTTAGTGCCAGCGGCTTTACTGATTAGTTATTTTGCCAATTGGCTAACCATGCCATTGCTGATGTTAGGTGGCGCATATTTATGTTACGAAGGTGTAGAGAAGCTCCATCATAGTTTTTTTGCTGATAAAGAGGAAGCTGAAAAAGAACATGAAGAAATGCTAAATGCCCTTGCCGATGACAGCGTTGATTTAGTAGAGCTGGAAAAAGAAAAAATTAAAGGCGCAATACGTACTGACTTTATTTTATCTGCTGAGATTATTGTGATTGCTTTAAGTACGGTTGCTAATACGTCTCTTGCTATGCAGGCCTCGGTAATATCAACTATTGCCATTCTGATGACCATTGGGGTTTATAGTTTAGTGGCAGGCATCGTAAAGCTCGATGATGCGGGACTATATTTAGTCAAAAGTGCTGAACAAACAAGCCGCTTTAGCCAATTCAAAAAGATAGTGGGTAGAGGGTTGCTTGGCTTTGCTCCAATCTTAATGAAAACACTTTCAGTAGTAGGCACTGCGGCCATGTTTTTAGTTGGCGGCGGTATTCTCACGCATGGTTTAGCCTTTGCACATCATTGGTCGGAAGCATTAATAGAGCTTGTTGCAACGTTCCCTGGTGGGGACTTTTATGCGAGCTGGCTAACGCCACTTCTATTTAATTTAGTGGGAGGCATTCTGGTTGGTACGCTTATACTGTTAATGGTATTGGGGGTGAAGCAACTTAAACCCGCTAAAGCCGAAACCAGTAAATAA